Proteins co-encoded in one Vigna radiata var. radiata cultivar VC1973A unplaced genomic scaffold, Vradiata_ver6 scaffold_259, whole genome shotgun sequence genomic window:
- the LOC106755423 gene encoding uncharacterized protein LOC106755423 has product MDESEQYPKEFYPNDGMTRRVSSSSSSSTTSVHVTALDGLVNVNSLFTIAVFVGLSLTTPGQRSLESRSACDAGTDMAKKLLVFEVVSFSFFLWSSLVAQGLKLALNLLNSKDTDEAFRAHINLKALRLGMLGSAIGSVMGCLFLVLSMVNVIQIRLGVLSCGSKAAVHAVTAMVVLVSSALVLYISTAIYAFTH; this is encoded by the exons ATGGACGA ATCGGAGCAGTACCCAAAGGAGTTTTACCCGAACGATGGAATGACCAGAAGGgtgtcttcttcttcctcctcctccaccacgAGCGTCCATGTCACGGCCTTGGATGGCTTGGTTAACGTGAATTCCCTCTTCACCATCGCCGTGTTTGTGGGGCTCTCCCTCACCACGCCGGGGCAACGCAGCCTGGAGAGCCGTTCGGCGTGCGACGCCGGCACCGACATGGCCAAGAAGCTCCTCGTCTTCGAAGTGGTGTCATTTAGCTTCTTCCTTTGGTCCTCGCTGGTGGCGCAGGGGCTCAAGCTGGCGCTCAACTTGCTCAACAGCAAGGACACAGATGAAGCCTTCCGGGCCCACATCAATCTGAAGGCCCTGAGGCTGGGCATGCTGGGCTCCGCCATTGGGTCCGTCATGGGCTGCCTCTTCCTGGTGTTGTCCATGGTCAACGTCATCCAGATCCGCCTCGGTGTGCTCTCCTGCGGTAGCAAGGCCGCCGTGCACGCTGTCACCGCCATGGTCGTCTTGGTCTCTTCCGCTCTCGTGCTTTATATCTCCACTGCTATCTATGCCTTCACTCACTGA